The window ATCATAACCGGAATAGTCTGGTAACATTAAGTCCAGCAAAACCAGATCCGGATGAAAAGAGTTGATCTCCATAAGTCCAATAGCACCGTTTTCAGCAGTTTTCACCTGATAATTTTCTCTCTTCAGCACCAATTCAATCAGATCTCTGATTGCAATCTCATCGTCAATTACGAGGATTTTTTTCAACTTAGAAGTTCTCCTTTTATAATTAATATTTTTATAATGCGTAATCAGGAACCACCTTTCTAAATATTACGCTTTTATTTTTCCTGTATTCATTTTGCATATTATGAACAACTCTACTATTTTTACTTTGAATCATTTTTTATTTGCATAATTAATTATACCATGGATGGCAGGTTCTTCAAAACCTGCTTTTTCGCTTTTAAGCATAAAAACGGAGCTGCTGCTCCGGTAGGTGATTCAGTCTACCTTTACAACAGCCCCTTTAGCAAAACAACTCGTCCCATGGCCGGTCATTGTTAAATGCCTTTTCTAGGATTCGCTCCAAAGCAGATAGATTTACGTCTTGCTGGCGATACATTCGAGCTTACGGCCCAGGATATTGCGGCAGCCGTAAAAAGAGCTATACAGCGGAAGAAATAAAGGCCTCTTTATAGATTCTTTGTCTTTAATTTTTACCAGCTGTCCGTCTCTGTTGAGTGAAAAACAGCCGCAGGCTTTTACGCCTGCGGCTTCTGATCTTAGCGGACATAGCCGGCTTCCCAATTCTTTCTGCGTGGCTTTTACATCCTCTGAGCAGCATCCAAGGCCAGGTCCGAGCGCACGCATTCATCAGAGAGCATGGTAAGCTGAACACTGAGCGGGCTGCCCTTCATCCGCTCTGCTGCGTAAGAAAGGCCGTTGGTGCGCTCGTCCAGAAGCGGATGGTCTATCTGGGCCGGATCTCCCAGCAAAATGACTTTAGTGCCCTTGCCCACACGTGTAACAATTCCTTTCACCTGCCGCGGAGTCAGATTTTGTGCCTCGTCAATGATAAGCCAGGTATCAGTGATGGAACGTCCCCGCATAAAGTTCATCGCCTCGGCTGAAATAATACCTGTCGTAAAAAGATAATCGATTCTGCTGTGCAGTTCCTTTTCATCCCAGCGGGATTCATGGGGACCGTGATCCAGAAGTATTTCAAGGTTATCCACGATAGGGCGAAGAAGTGGAGAAATTTTTTCCTGCTCACTTCCCGGAAGGAAACCTATGTCCTGATCAAATTGAGCATTGGGACGGCAGATGAGAAGCTTGCGGTATTCTTTCTGTGACTGCTCCACTGTTTTTTCCAATCCCACCCCCAGAGCGTAAAATGTCTTAGCCGTACCCGCAGGGCCTTTTACAATCACCAAGGGGGCCTCATCAGCGGGGAGCATCAAGGCTTCCTGCAAAAACTGCTGGCCCACGTTACGTGCTTTTACCCCGAACGGCCGGATATTCTTGTAAGCCAACGCGACAACTTTTCCCTTATGAAAGCGGCCCAGTACAGTCTTTTTTTCCGAAATATCCGAGCGGATCAGTACAAACTGATTTTCAATGAGTTTTACCGGGACCGTTGTTCCGTCATCATCCACGGTGTAAAGCAGCTCAGCCGGCACTCCTTTTTTCTTAAAGGAGGACAGGGCTTCATCGGGAGCATATACTTCCGCTCGCCCAGTGTACTGGCCCGAAGGAGCGGGAACCTGATCGGTAGTAAAGTCCTCCGCAGGAATCCCCATCATCTGTGCCTTGATCCGGACTACAATATCCCGGGTAACTAAAATGACAGATTCCCCTTGATTGCACAATCCCTTGCACACTTTCAGAATGCGGTTGTCCTGACTGCAGGGCTGCATTCCTTCGGGCAGCGGAACATCCACATGGTTTACCTCCAATCGCAGGAATCCACCTCCGGGAAGGGGAACTCCCTCGGTGAGGCTTCCGGAAAGGCGCAGATTTTCCAGCAACCGAATCGCCTGCCGGGCGTTGCTGCCCCGATCTCCGTCGGAGTTCTTCAGCCTGTCAAGCTCTTCCAGCACCGCCAGGGGAAGGACAACGTAGTTCTCTTCAAAGGATTCTAAGGCGTAAGGGGCCTGAATCAGCACATTGGTATCTAGCACATAAGTTTTTGGCATTGCACTCCTACTTTCTGCATATGTTGTATTTTTCACTTTAAGTAACAGGCTTTATACAATGATTACTGCGTTGCCTTTTTGCTGCTTGCATTGCTTTTTGGTTTTTGCAATGGTCTGGGAAAGGACTTCGGTCTCGGTGAAGTTATGGTCACGATTGGTAACGGCGGCAATAGACAGGGTCGAAATGGGGAAATTATCTGAAAAACCATTCCTGTCCTTGGAAACAATGTATCCCCTCTCCCAGTCGGAAGGAGAATAGAGGGACTCAATCTGGCCGGCAAAGGTGACAATGATATCACCGCACAGCTTTGGTAAACGCTCCATGTCCCGGGTGATAATCACAAAGTCGTCCCCGCCGATATGGCCCATGAAATCTTCCTCAGAACAGCAGAGCTTCATTGTCTGAGCCAGAGCCTTGAGCATACAGTCCCCGTATGCAAAACCATAGGCATCGTTGTAGGCCTTAAAGTTATCCAGATCCAGATAAACAATGGCATAGGGTTCCGTCTCCTGAATCAGCGCAAAGATGGTGCGCTGGATGGCATTGTTGCCGGGCAGACCTGTGAGGGGGCTGGCATCTGCCGCATTTCTTTCCCGTATGCTGATGGCGGCAATCAGCAGATCCCGGACAGTGACCACACCCAGATACCTCCCATGGTTTACCACGATTACAGCATCATAGACACTGGAAAAATCCCGCTCCATTGCCAGGGCTGCCACCTCGTCCACAGTCGCACAGCAGTCTACAGCCATAAAGTCCTGCCCCAGCAGCTCACCCACAGTCCGGCGGGAAGAAAGTGTGTATCCAAACTGTCCGCTGAAGCTCCCCAGCAGATAACTGCGGGTAAGGATGCCGTGAATGCGGCCTTCCCCATCCACCACACAAAGTTCCGTAAGCGAGGGGTCTGCTTTCATACGCTCGTAGATAGGAAGGGCATGCTCCTTTGGGGAGATTGGCGGTTTTCGCTGGCAGATGGATCCAACAGTATCAAATCCTAAGGGCAATGGGGCCGGAGCCTGTTTCTCCTTCCAAAGCCGGCGAATCAGAAGCTCCACCTCTCCGCGAAGGGTTGGGAACGCCTCATCGGGCCGGGCCAGAAAGTACCCCTGCCCGTAATCCACACCAAGATCGATGAGGACGGACAGCTCCTCCCGGGTTTCGATCCCTTCAGCAATGATCTGAATCCCTGCTTCCCGGCAGAACTTCACAATTCCCAGAACAACGGATCGTTTTCTCCTGTCCCTGTCGATGCCCCGGACAATGGACATGTCAATTTTTAAGTAATTGGGGGAAAAGACGCAGGCACGGGCAAGGCCGGAGTAACCGGAACCAAAATCATCGATGGCGATTTGAAAGCCCTGCTGCTGGTAATGGCCTAATGCCTCTGTAAAAACAGAGAGTGAGCTGACGGCATTCTTTTCCGTAATTTCAAAAATGATATCATCAGGGTTCAGTTTTAACTTCAAAAGTTTTTCACGGGTAAATCCGGCGATAAATCCTGGGTCATAGACGGTATTAGGATCCACATTGAGAAAAAGTCTCATCCCGGCAGGTTTGGTACGGGCACCTTTCAGAGCCTGGGTACGGCAGAGTTTTTCCAGTTCCCATAGTTTCCGGGTTTTTACCGCCAGTTCGAAAAGCTGCTCGATGTTTAAATAGCAGTCAGGAAGCGTTATGCGGCTCAGAGCCTCATAGCCCCAGATGAGGCCATCCTGGAAGGAAACAATAGGCTGGTAAACCGACCGAATGTGGCCTCCGTTTAGAATCTCAGACAGTATACTTGCAGGATTCATATGTACCTTCCTCCTTACGGCCACGGGGCAGATTCAAACCCTATTCGTTCGGACATTGCCACAGCCAGCCCATCTACGATAGCAGCAGGGGCTGACATGGAATGGTATTCCCTTTCCTCGCCCTGGTAAATATACAGCTGCACATCCGCTTTTTGCTCAGCAGGTGCATACAGTCTGCTGGTAAAGGCCAGCGTATGATAAGCGGCTTCTTTCTGATAATCGAGAATCATACGTCCCTCCCGGGAAACTTTAGATAAGTTAAACAGGATGACAAGGTCTCCTGCTGCGGCCTGTGCCAAACCCTCAAGCCCCTCGGAGCTGCCGGAGGGGAGGAGCATCACGGAAAGCCCCAGGCGGCGCAGGCGGAAAAACAGAAGCTGTCCCAGCGAGGAGGAGGCATTTTTCGCGTGGATGAAGATGCATTTTGCCTCCATAATCGCCCTAATTGCACGCTCAAATTCCGATACTTCCAGCTGCTCCAGGGTTTTCTGCAAGCAAAACTGCTGTCGCAAGAGCCAGTTTTGCAATATAAATCCCCTCTCCTGCATCAAGGCTGCAGCCATTTTCTGTGTCAGCCCATGTCCCGTACTTTGCTGCATGACTACATGCTTAAGCTCCTTAAAATCCTTACATCCCACATGCCGCGCAAAACGGGAAAGTGTGGCATCCGATATTCCCAGACAGGCAGACAGCTGCCCTATGGGCTTAAACAAAAATTCGTCGGTATGGCTGCTGATATATTCTACAATTTTTTGTTCTGCGCTGGTCAGTTCTTCCGGCAAGGCCGGAAATTGCAGCTGCATAAAGCCACCTCCTTATCCTATGGTTTGCCGAATGACCTGATACAGTCTAAAAACGGCGTCACAACTTTAAAATCATTTTTGTTTCACCTTCAGTATAATTGTACTATGTAAACTTATCCACCAATGTGCGGTAAAATGAAAGTAAACTTTCACTTAAAAATTCAGATGCTGAATGATAAAAGAGAAATGAAGAAAACCCCCTCACTGCCGGATTTGTGAGAGGGCGGAACGAATTTTTTGATGTTTTCATGTATTTTTAGATTTATATCAATGAAAGAAATTTCAAAAGAAACTAAACAGATCTATGCTGCAGGTTCAAACTGGCTGTTGTAAAGCTCCGCGTAGAAACCTCCCTTTTCCAGCAGTTCCTTATGACTGCCGCTTTCGATAATGTCCCCATCTTTCATGACCAGGATTAAGTCGGCGTTTTTGATGGTGGACAGGCGATGTGCGATGACAAAGGATGTGCGTCCTATCGTCAGCTTATCCATAGCCTCCTGAATCAGAATTTCGGTGCGTGTGTCTACGGAACTTGTTGCTTCATCCAGAATCAGCATGGGAGCATTTTGGATCATGGCTCTGGCAATGGTGACAAGCTGCTTTTGTCCCTGTGAAAGATTAGCCCTGTCATTCAGCAATGTGTCATACCCTTGAGGCAGAGTTCTGATAAAATGATGAAGTCCTACTGCCTTGCATGCAGCGATCACCTGTTCATCTGTCACCCCCGGCTTGCTGTAGATAATGTTTTCCTTGATGGTGCCTTCAAAAAGCCATGTATCCTGCAATACCATACAAAATTGCTCATGGACATTCTCTCTTGGCACCTGGCTGATTGGAATGCCATCCAGCAATATCTCTCCCCCATCCAGTTCATAAAAGCGCATGAGCAGATTGACCATTGTTGTTTTCCCTGCACCGGTCGGACCCACTATGGCTATTTTCTGTCCAGCTTTAATTTGAGCTGAAAAATCATTGATAATGGTTTTTTCCGGGGTATAACCAAACTTTACATGCCGGAATTCCACATCACCTTTCACGTTGATAAGGGTTTTTGCTTTTTGGCTCTCATCAGACAGCTCCTCTTCATCAAAGAACTCAAAGACGCGCTCACTGGCGGCCGCGGTTCTTTGCAGGTTCTGGAATGCCTGTGCAATTTGTGAAAGCGGTTGGGTAAACAAACGGATATACAGCATAAACGCAACGATCACACCAAAGCTGATGGTTCCGTTCATAGCCAGCACCGCACCTACCACACAGACAGCAACATATCCAAAGTTACCGATAAACGTCATAAGCGGCATCATCAATCCAGACATAAACTGGCTCTTCCAGCCGCTGTCATACAGGCTCTCGTTCACATTTTCAAAAAAACGTCCGGCCTCTTTCCCCCCGTTATAAGCCTTCACCACATTATGGCCGGAATAAACTTCTTCAATATGACCATTGGCTACACCCAGATCTTCTTGCTGCTGAACGAAATATTTCTGCGATTTTGCCATGATAACACCCATGATAATAAAACCAAAAACACTTGATCCCACAGCGGTCAACGCCATAATCCAGTTATTGTAGAACATCATAATTGCTGAGCCCACAAACATGGTGATGGATGTAACCAGATTTCCGATGCTTTGGTTCATGGTCTGGCCGATGGTATCCACGTCATTGGTCACCCTGCTGAGAATATCGCCATAGCTTACCCGGTCAAAATATTTCAAAGGCAGCTTATTGATTTTCTGTGATATACCGGTACGCATATTTCTGCTGATTTTTTGCGTTACCGTTGTCATCATAAAGCTTTGAATAAAGTTGAGGAGCGCTGAGCCTGCATAAAAAGCTACCAGCAGAAACCCAATGCTTTTTACCGCACCAAAATCGATTGCACCGGCGACCGGAACACCATTGATCATCGTTGGTAATCCTTTCATGATCTCGTTGGTCATTTCCTTCAATTTATCCGGACCGATAATTTGCAGCACTGTTCCGATTGCTGCCATAACAAGAGCGGCAACCACTGCAGGCATATAATTTTTACAATAGGCGATCAGTTTTCCCCATGTTCTTTTAAAATCTTTTGGCTTTTCGACAGCCCCCTGTCCCACAGGACCTCCGGCTACCGGCCTTCTGTTCGTTCTTTGTTCACTCATGACACAAGCTCCTCCTCACTTAACTGGCTCATGGCAATTTGCCTGTATACCTCACAGTTCTGCAGCAAATCCTTGTGTTTGCCTTTGCCCACAACCCTGCCTTCGTCCAGCACGATAATCTGATCGGCATCCATAATCGTGCCGATTCGCTGTGCCACAATCATACTGGTAACACCTGCGGTTTCCTTTTTCAGCACATTACGCAAAATCCGATCCGTCTTATAATCCAGTGCTGAAAAGGAATCATCAAATATATAAATTTCCGGCTTTCGACAGACAGCGCGGGCAATGGCAAGCCGCTGTTTCTGCCCGCCGGATACATTGTTACCGCCCTGGGCAATGTCTGCTTCATAACTGCCTTCCATGCGTTCAACAAAATCCGTACCCTGTGCAATTGCAACAGCTCTTTTGATTTCGTCTTCTGAAAAGCCATTGCCCCCATTATCTCCGTATGCCACATTGGAGGAAACCGAGCCCTTAAACAGAACCGCTTTCTGCGGCACATAACCAATTTTATTGTGCAGTGCCTCCTGTGTGTACTCCTTAATATCCACACCGTCAATCAGGATTTCTCCCTCTGTCGCATCAAAAAAGCGAGGCACAAGGTTGATCAGGGTTGATTTACCACTTCCTGTGGAACCGATGAAAGCAATCGTTTCCCCCTTCTTTACCGTAAAGCTCACATCCTCCAGCACGTAATCCGCTGCATCCGGATATTTAAAGCCCACATGTTTAAACGTAACCTCACCTTCCAGACCAGGTACTCCATTTGTCAGGCCTCCATCAAGGATTGTAGGTTCGGTGTCCAGCACTTCATTGATTCGCCTGGCGGAAACGCTGGCTCGCGGGAGCATAATAAAAATCATGACCAGCATCAAAAACGACATAACAACCTGCATCGCATAGCTGGAGAATACCACCATGTTAGAAAACAGCGTCAGTTTATCCGCCATCTGCGCCGCATGAATTAAATAGGCACCGATCCAATAGATGGAAAGGGACAGTCCGCTCATAATCATTGACATAATGGGCATCATAATTGCCATAGCACGGCCTGTATACAACTGGGTACCGGT of the Lacrimispora indolis DSM 755 genome contains:
- a CDS encoding GGDEF domain-containing protein translates to MNPASILSEILNGGHIRSVYQPIVSFQDGLIWGYEALSRITLPDCYLNIEQLFELAVKTRKLWELEKLCRTQALKGARTKPAGMRLFLNVDPNTVYDPGFIAGFTREKLLKLKLNPDDIIFEITEKNAVSSLSVFTEALGHYQQQGFQIAIDDFGSGYSGLARACVFSPNYLKIDMSIVRGIDRDRRKRSVVLGIVKFCREAGIQIIAEGIETREELSVLIDLGVDYGQGYFLARPDEAFPTLRGEVELLIRRLWKEKQAPAPLPLGFDTVGSICQRKPPISPKEHALPIYERMKADPSLTELCVVDGEGRIHGILTRSYLLGSFSGQFGYTLSSRRTVGELLGQDFMAVDCCATVDEVAALAMERDFSSVYDAVIVVNHGRYLGVVTVRDLLIAAISIRERNAADASPLTGLPGNNAIQRTIFALIQETEPYAIVYLDLDNFKAYNDAYGFAYGDCMLKALAQTMKLCCSEEDFMGHIGGDDFVIITRDMERLPKLCGDIIVTFAGQIESLYSPSDWERGYIVSKDRNGFSDNFPISTLSIAAVTNRDHNFTETEVLSQTIAKTKKQCKQQKGNAVIIV
- a CDS encoding MurR/RpiR family transcriptional regulator, whose product is MQLQFPALPEELTSAEQKIVEYISSHTDEFLFKPIGQLSACLGISDATLSRFARHVGCKDFKELKHVVMQQSTGHGLTQKMAAALMQERGFILQNWLLRQQFCLQKTLEQLEVSEFERAIRAIMEAKCIFIHAKNASSSLGQLLFFRLRRLGLSVMLLPSGSSEGLEGLAQAAAGDLVILFNLSKVSREGRMILDYQKEAAYHTLAFTSRLYAPAEQKADVQLYIYQGEEREYHSMSAPAAIVDGLAVAMSERIGFESAPWP
- a CDS encoding PhoH family protein gives rise to the protein MPKTYVLDTNVLIQAPYALESFEENYVVLPLAVLEELDRLKNSDGDRGSNARQAIRLLENLRLSGSLTEGVPLPGGGFLRLEVNHVDVPLPEGMQPCSQDNRILKVCKGLCNQGESVILVTRDIVVRIKAQMMGIPAEDFTTDQVPAPSGQYTGRAEVYAPDEALSSFKKKGVPAELLYTVDDDGTTVPVKLIENQFVLIRSDISEKKTVLGRFHKGKVVALAYKNIRPFGVKARNVGQQFLQEALMLPADEAPLVIVKGPAGTAKTFYALGVGLEKTVEQSQKEYRKLLICRPNAQFDQDIGFLPGSEQEKISPLLRPIVDNLEILLDHGPHESRWDEKELHSRIDYLFTTGIISAEAMNFMRGRSITDTWLIIDEAQNLTPRQVKGIVTRVGKGTKVILLGDPAQIDHPLLDERTNGLSYAAERMKGSPLSVQLTMLSDECVRSDLALDAAQRM
- a CDS encoding ABC transporter ATP-binding protein, which translates into the protein MSEQRTNRRPVAGGPVGQGAVEKPKDFKRTWGKLIAYCKNYMPAVVAALVMAAIGTVLQIIGPDKLKEMTNEIMKGLPTMINGVPVAGAIDFGAVKSIGFLLVAFYAGSALLNFIQSFMMTTVTQKISRNMRTGISQKINKLPLKYFDRVSYGDILSRVTNDVDTIGQTMNQSIGNLVTSITMFVGSAIMMFYNNWIMALTAVGSSVFGFIIMGVIMAKSQKYFVQQQEDLGVANGHIEEVYSGHNVVKAYNGGKEAGRFFENVNESLYDSGWKSQFMSGLMMPLMTFIGNFGYVAVCVVGAVLAMNGTISFGVIVAFMLYIRLFTQPLSQIAQAFQNLQRTAAASERVFEFFDEEELSDESQKAKTLINVKGDVEFRHVKFGYTPEKTIINDFSAQIKAGQKIAIVGPTGAGKTTMVNLLMRFYELDGGEILLDGIPISQVPRENVHEQFCMVLQDTWLFEGTIKENIIYSKPGVTDEQVIAACKAVGLHHFIRTLPQGYDTLLNDRANLSQGQKQLVTIARAMIQNAPMLILDEATSSVDTRTEILIQEAMDKLTIGRTSFVIAHRLSTIKNADLILVMKDGDIIESGSHKELLEKGGFYAELYNSQFEPAA
- a CDS encoding ABC transporter ATP-binding protein, whose amino-acid sequence is MIRIFKYLKPKEWLMAFISLVFVVVQVWLDLKSPDYMSEITMLVQTPGSAMSDIWLAGGKMLLCTLGSLAGAVIVGFFAARIAAAFSRRLRSLLFHKVESFSMEEINRFSTDSLITRSTNDITQIQMLITMGLMLIIKAPIMAVWAITKIAGKGYEWSLVTGAAVALLVVMIGIIMIFVMPKFKKMQALTDNMNRVTRENLTGLRVVRAYNAEDYQEKKFREANEELTGTQLYTGRAMAIMMPIMSMIMSGLSLSIYWIGAYLIHAAQMADKLTLFSNMVVFSSYAMQVVMSFLMLVMIFIMLPRASVSARRINEVLDTEPTILDGGLTNGVPGLEGEVTFKHVGFKYPDAADYVLEDVSFTVKKGETIAFIGSTGSGKSTLINLVPRFFDATEGEILIDGVDIKEYTQEALHNKIGYVPQKAVLFKGSVSSNVAYGDNGGNGFSEDEIKRAVAIAQGTDFVERMEGSYEADIAQGGNNVSGGQKQRLAIARAVCRKPEIYIFDDSFSALDYKTDRILRNVLKKETAGVTSMIVAQRIGTIMDADQIIVLDEGRVVGKGKHKDLLQNCEVYRQIAMSQLSEEELVS